The genomic region gtgtgtttgtgagtgtgttggTGCCCAGTGTGCCacgcacaggaggctgctgaggggaggatggctcatattaatggctggaatggagtgaatggaatggtgtcaaacacatagaaaccatgtgtttgatgtggtcgataccgttccatttattccattccggccattactatgagccggttctgtcacgttctgaccttagttccttttatgtctttgtgttaggttggtcagggcgtgagttggggtgggtagtctatgttcttttttctaggttgttatatttctatttgtttggcctagtatggttctcaatcagaggcaggtgtcattcgtTGTCATTCgttgattgagaatcatacttaggtagcctgtttttcccattttggttgtgggtgtttaatttctgtttagtgtctgttcacctggcagaactgtttcgttttctaTTTGTTATTATcttgtgtagtgttcagtttgttcGATTAAAACATGACGAACAtttaccatgctgcattttggtccacctctccttccaccaacgagAAGCGTTACaggttctccccaattaaggcaCCACCAGCCGCCTGTGGTGCCAAGTGTGCCTGTAAGGCACTTTTCGTCTATAGGAACATCTACCACCAGATACCAATGCTAGACCAGGCACATGACGGACACACATGGCACAGACACCATATTTCAATTTGGAACTGGGCACAAGTTGTTAAAGTGAAGTTAATTCACTTGCAGACTTGGAAACAaatcctccctcctcctcgtctctctagGTGTTTTAACTACTGGTTCTGGGTTCCCATGATGGCTCCTCTGCTGGGAGGGATGGTGGGCTCTGGGATGTATCTGGTCTTCATCGCATGGCACCTGCCCGACCTTCCAATGAACCCTCCCATAGACAGCTCCTATAACAAGCCCACCACGGAGGTGTGGAAGCAGCCCCCAGCACCAGAGAAGGAAGGGGTGGAGTTGAAAACTGCGGTTTTCTAGAAAGGGTAGAGAGATAAACTGTTGAAGTGAGATTGAAATGAAAAGATTTTCGCTCAATCACTGAATTCCAACTGACTTGCAAGAGACTCCTACTAGATGtgacccactgggcaaaaactggtgaatcaatgttgtttccgtGTCATTTCAACCCGAAAATGAATGtaatgatgttgaatcaacgtgaaaaactgattggatttgcaaaaactCGTCAATATAACGGCATTTCATCTTATTTTCACCCAACTTTTCACCTAATTCCAAtgttgttgatttcatgttgaattcacgttagttgacaacccaacgaaatgtaaatcaaaactagatgttgaattGACTGCTTTGCCCAGTGGGGAGACATTTCTCTGGCTGTTTCCTATAGGAGAAAGGACATGCTAACAGACTGATGGGAGAACATTTGTCCAAgcctcctctcctgtcatttTGTTCTATTGAGATGCTACTGCTGATTGAGGATCAGGTGTATATATTAGTAGTGAGCTTCAAAAACACAGTCAGAGGTAAAAGGAGAAGTTGATACTATGATTAGAGCCAGGCGTTCTGGTTGTTTTTTTGAGGGGTTTATCTTTGACAGGTATTTACAACATTATCCACTGGGTTTGCTGCAGGGAGAAAATCCAAGGAAACACTCTTTAATTGAAACAAGCTGTCTCCAATCAATAATTCATTGTTTGGTTGTGAGTGAGTGTTTCGGGGAGGTGTAGCTCAAGTCAGGGGAGGCGTAGCTCAAGTGAGGGGAGGCGTAGCTCAAGTCAGGGGAGGCGTAGCTCAAGTCAGGGGAGGCGTAGCTCAAGTCAGGGGAGGCGTAGCTCAAGTCAGGGGAGGCGTAGCTCAAGTCAGGGGAGGAGTAGCTCAAGTCAGGGGAGGAGTAGCTCAAGTCAGGGGAGGCGTAGCTCAAGTCAGGGGAGGCGTAGCTCAAATCAGGGGAGGCGGAGCTCAAGTCAGGGGAGGTGTAGCTCAAGTCAGGGGAGGTGTAGCTCAAGTCAGGGGAGGTGTAGCTCAAGTCAGGGGAGGTGTAGCTCAAGTCAGGGGAGGTGTAGCTCAAGTCAGGGGAGGAGTAGCTCAAGTCAGGGGAGGTGTAGATCAAGTCAGGGGAGTTGTAGCTCAAGTCAGGGGAGGTGTAGCTCAAGTCAGGGGAGGTGTAGCTCAAGTCAGGGGAGTTGTAGCTCAAGTCAGGGGAGGTGTAGCTCAAGTCAGGGGAGGTGTAGCTCAAGTCAGGGAGGCGTAGCTCAAGTCAGGGAGGCTTAGCTCAAGTCAGGGGAGGTGTAGCTCAAGTCAGGGGAGGTGTAGCTCAAGTCAGGGGAGGAGTAGCTCAAGTCAGGGGAGGTGTAGATCAAGTCAGGGGAGGTGTAGCTCAAGTCAGGGGAGGCGTAGCTCAAGTCAGGGGAGGTGTAGCTCAAGTCAGGGGAGGAGTAGATCAAGTCAGGGGAGGTGTAGCTCAAGTCAGGGGAGGTGTAGCTCAAGTCAGGGGAGGCGTAGCTCAAGTCAGGGGAGGTGTAGCTCAAGTCAGGGGAGGAGTAGATCAAGTCAGGGGAGGTGTAGCTCAAGTCAGGGGAGGTGTAGCTCAAGTCAGGGGAGGTGTAGCTCAAGTCAGGGGAGGAGTAGCTCAAGTCAGGGGAGGTGTAGATCAAGTCAGGGGAGGTGTAGCTCAAGTCAGGGGAGGTGTAGATCAAGTCAGGGGAGGTGTAGCTCAAGTCAGGGGAGGTGTAGCTCAAGTCAGGGGAGGTGTAGCTCAAGTCAGGGGAGGCGTAGCTCAAGTCAGGGGAGGCTTAGCTCAAGTCAGGGGAGGTGTAGCTCAAGTCAGGGGAGGCGTAGCTCAAGTCAGGGGAGGCGTAGCTCAAGTCAGGGGAGGCGTAGCTCAAGTCAGGGGAGGCGTAGCTCAAGTCAGGGGAGGCGTAGATCAAGTCAGGGGAGGCGTAGCTCAAGTCAGGGGAGGCGTAGCTCAAGTCAGGGGAGGTGTAGCTCAAGTCAGGGGAGGCTTAGCTCAAGTCAGGGGAGGCGTAGCTCTATGAAAGTAATTGCACAAAGCCTATTATTTGGCAGAGAATGCTgtttgtatactgaacaaaagtataaacgcaacatgtaaagtgttggtcccatgtttcatgagctgaaataaaagattccagaaatgttccatacacaaaaaagcttatttccctcattttgtgcacaaatttgtgtacatacctgttagtgagcgtttctcttttgccaagacaattcatccacctgacaggtgtggcatctcaagaagttgattaaacagcatgataattacacaggtgcaccttgtgctgggcacaacaaaaggccactctaaaatgtgcagttttgtcacacaacgccatagatgtttcaagttttgagggagtgtgcaattggcacgctgactgcaggaatatccaccagagttgttgccagataattgaatgttaatttctttaccgtaagccacctccaacatcgtttttgATGTGGCAGAACGTCcgaccagcctcacaaccgcagaccatgtataaccttcttcacctgcaggattgagACCAGCCACTtggacaactgatgaaactgagtatttctgtctataataaagcccttttgtggggaaaaactcattctgattggctgggccttgctccccagtgggtgggcctatgccctccgaggcccacccatggctgcgctccTGAGcagtcatgtgaaacccatagattggagctttatgaatttatttcaattgactgatttccttatatgaactataacttaatcaaattgttgcatgttgcgtttatatttttcaaTAAAGATCAGTGATTATACACCTCACTTTGCTCAAGCTGATTCTCTCCAAGACTCAATCCCTGATCATTGGAGGTTGTAAAATGATGCAATTAGGACAGTTCAATGGGGAGAAGAGATGAATCCAACCAGAAAAAAACTCTAAATCACAATATCGCTTGAAAAAAAGAACACCAATgaaaacatttctgaaaaacCTGCAATGTAGCATTATATTATAAAAGGaaagacaggacacacagccatCGGAAGTCAAATAACCACATTACACTGTCTGAGAAGAACACACATCATTGTGTGTCAGTGTATTTGTCTGTAGTTTATGCAGATGctttcagttgttgtttttttacctttagtTCATTACATGTGTTAATGAATGCACACATTTTGGGATTGTCAACTTTTTTGAGGGATGTTGGCACTTGCAAAAGCCATATCCTCAGCATTTACGTTTTTACTTTCATTTCTGTGGCAAATGAAAATGGCTACTTTGTTCGGAAAATAGGCTACTtgtgtctgtatatatatatatatactgtatatatattatatataatccCTATTATTCCAATATAATGTTGATAAGACAATGAATAAGTGAAATGTTTTTTGCTAATGTCCTTAAGACAGGCGAATAATTTGGTGCATTAGGGTAAAGTGTAGGCTGctgatgtcacaccctgaccatagtttgctttgtatgttctatgttttgttttgtcagggtgtgatctgagtgggcattctatgttggatgtcttgtttgtcagtttctgtgtttgggcctgatatggttctcaatcagaggcaggtggtagtcattgtctctgattgagaaccatatttaggtagcctgtttggtgttgggttttgtgggtgattgttcctgtctttgtgtttgttacaccagatagggctgtttttggtttttcacatttcttgttttgtatattgttcatttatcatcttcattaaagatgtatcacaataaccactctgcgttttggtccgcctctccttcaacaggaAAAAGCCATGACAGCTgatgagtaagcatttcactgtaaggtctacacctgttgtattcggcgcacgtgacaaactttgatttgagaaTAATTGTCAGCAAACATTTCATTTGAAGTCAAGGTTAGGAATTTATTTTGGACGAACTGGATAATTATGTTAGATGATCATGGTATGCACACGTGACAATGAATTCACATGTGGTGTGAGAAGGTGCTATATCTGCCTACTGAGGTTGAATGATCGAAATGCTCAGCAGAAAACCCCCCACCAAAATTATGATTATTTTACTATAATTTTATTACTCTGTGAAAATCTAATGGTTGCACTTATGCCAATAACACGAGTGTAATCGTTTCCTGTGTAACGGCtgtcgttggtggaagaaggtgatgtttaataaaataaacagaacCCTAAATGACCAAAAACAACAGAGTGAACtacacgaaacagttctgtatggtagacacagaaaacaactacccacaacccatagtgggaaacaggctgcctaagtatgattctcaatcagaggcaatgattgacagctgcctctgattgggaaccataccaggcaaaaaccagaaatacaaaacatagaacaaaaacataggaACAAGAGCATAGAACGccaaccctagtcacaccctggcctaaccaaaatagagaataaaaagcctctctatggccagggcgtgacagtaccccccccccaccccaaaggtgcggactccggccacaaaacctgactctaaaggggagggtccgggtgggccctCTTACGGCGGCGGCTCGGGTGCGGGCCTCGGGTGCGGGACCCTCGCAGTGGGCCCCGGACTGAAGACCCTCAGAGGgcgccactggactgaggggcgcctctggactgaggggctgcgattctggcagctccggagtgaagggcggctctggtagctccggagtgaagggcggctctggcagcgccggagtgaagggcggctctggtagctccggactggagggaggctctggcagggccggactggagggagaatctggcagctccgggctggagggagactctggcagctccgggctggagggagactctggcagctccgggctggagggagactctggcagctccgggctggagggagactctggcagctccgggctggagggagactctggaggaaggagatggagagacagcctggtccttggaggaggcacaggatagaccgggccgtggaggcgcactggaggcgcAGTGGAGGCGCAATCAGAggcaatgattgacagctgcctctgattgggaaccataccaggccaaaaccagaaatacaaaaaatagaacaaaaacatagaaaaaagaacatagaacgccaccctagtcacaccctggccgaaccaaaatagagaataaaaagcctctctgtgaccagggcgtgacatactgTTATTTCATAAGCACCTTATCTGTGGAGTAATTATGAATAAGTAATTATAAACCTGTGTATATACATTTCTGGAGTTGAGGCTTTTTCTATGAGCACATTTAGGGCTTCTGCATGCATGCGACCATGGGTCTGTGTTTGTGCTGCTTATGGCTAATGGATCTAGTTTAAAGGGTAGATAGATGTACAGGGCTCTATCTTCGGGAATTGACAGAAGCTAGCAATTTGTATAGACTAGCGAATATTACCCGTaaagacatcaaatcaaatgtaagcCTACGCATGCACACAGTGCCTTGGCACAAGATAAGCTATTTTGAAATATTGTTGTTGGTATAAAAAACTTTTATTTTAAAGATTAACCATCCATGGGTTTATGGTGATAAGATAGGCGCGGCCTACATTGCTCGAATGCAATGCAATTTAGTCTGCCATTTCTGGAGAAGTGCAAATATCATTTTGGGGTGGTGTCATGTTGTGTAAATGATTGGAGACAGGGTCAGGAATACgtaagtgggggggggggggggggggttaatacgCCACCCAAATAATACAACATGCCATGATGCCCAAAACAAACATATACAAAAACAggatgtaacccaaacaaaagagctaGGTTAAACCTCTAATAAATATGCGCGGGAACGAGACCCGAAATAACAAGTGCACAATACACATAGCACGAAAGCCGAAACAacaaagcacaggtactcacaagaccaacggacatgggacCAATAATCGACCAGGCAATGGTGAACTGAGGGCACATGTATACAATCACCAattaggtcgcagttgtaaatgagaacttgttctcaactggcctacctggttaaaacctctttgggctgcaatcccgttaacgggatgatatgacaacagccagtgaaagtgcagggccaaattcaaaacaacagaaatctcataattaaaattcctcaaacatacatgtatcttttACTGTTTTAAAGgtagtcttgttgttaatcccaccacagtgttgtcccatttcaaataggctttacggcgaaagcaccacaaacgattatgttaggtcagagccaagtcacagaaaaacacagccatttttccagccaaagagaggagtcacaaaaagcacaaatagagagaaaatgaGTCACTaactgtcacgaaccggctcaaagcccgcaacaaaagggagacaacgtggagataaggagtaacaaaatatatatttattaactaaagcaactaaggaaaatatacaatggtgtgtgtaatcagtaatgtaagtgagtgttttgcatgcatgaatgtgataatgcagggtttTGAAAGGAGCTAAGGCAAACAAccaaaaaccaccaagaaacacaacaaaaacTATCaaagtgtctgcatggagagagtctcctccatgaatggggaagtggtgtatttatcctgggagacaccgggcccaggtgtttcccatgtagctgatgACCCTCCCAACTCTGCCCAccagcatcctaataaggaaacaaagagagaatacggtggagggtcgtcacactaacctttgaggatcttcatcagatgacactcataggacttcatgttacacaatgtatgttttgtttgataaagttcatatttatataaaaaaatcggagtttacattggcgcgttacattcactagttccaaaaacatccagtgattttgcatagccacatcgattcaacagaaatactcattataaatgtagatgataatacatacacatggaataagttatacacatggaattatagatatacctctccttaatgcaaccgctgtgtcagatttcaaaaaaactttacggaaaaagcaaaccatgcaataatctgagacggcgctcagaacaaGTCATATTagctgccatgttggagtcaacataaaccataaattacatgataaatgttcccttacctttgatgatcatcagaatgcactcccaggaatcccaggtccacaataaatgttggttttgttcgataatgtccgttatttatgtccaaatacctctttttgttagcgcgtttggtatacatatccaaaggCTCGTTCTGGTCAAGCGTTAGTTCGAataaaaacttcaaaaagttaatTTACAGGTC from Oncorhynchus masou masou isolate Uvic2021 chromosome 29, UVic_Omas_1.1, whole genome shotgun sequence harbors:
- the LOC135519778 gene encoding cuticle protein 16.5-like; this encodes MVCGCEAGRTFCHIKNDVGGGLRYTSPDLSYTSPDLSYNSPDLSYTSPDLSYTSPDLSYNSPDLIYTSPDLSYSSPDLSYTSPDLSYTSPDLSYTSPDLSYTSPDLSYTSPDLSSASPDLSYASPDLSYASPDLSYSSPDLSYSSPDLSYASPDLSYASPDLSYASPDLSYASPDLSYASPHLSYASPDLSYTSPKHSLTTKQ